The Fusobacterium necrophorum subsp. necrophorum genome includes the window TTAATCATCATTCCTGAAAGACTTACCATTCCGATAATTGCCATAAATCCAAAAGAACGTCCCGTGATGAGCAATCCGGGAACAATTCCCAATAAGGAAAGAGGCAAGACAATAAAAATAATAAAAGGATCTGTTAAACTGCCAAATAGCAACAAGCAAGCTATAAACATAATCATAAATTGAATAGGTACATAGGATAATACTTTCATAATATTTTTATTTTGTTCGTAATATTCTCCATTCCACTCCAAAGAATAGCCCTCCGGAAGGTTAATATTCTGAATTTTTTCTTCCAGAATAGATCGCACTTTTTCCACCTGCATTCCTGTTTCAACATCTGCTTGTACTTGAATAGCTCTTTTTCCGTTATGGCGAATTATCATAGGGTCTTCCCAGACTAATGTTTTTTCTTTGATCAATTCTCCAAAGGGAATGGCTTCCGTTCCGATTCCCCAAACGGGAACCTGTTCCAAATTAGTGATATTGACTTGTTGTCCTCCGGATTTTTCTCGAATGACAATCGGCAAATCCTCCACTCCCTCATGAAACATTCCAACTTGATTTCCATTTCCCAAACGATTCAAAGAGGAGGCAATATCGAAAGCACTCACTCCGTATCTTCGTTCTTTTTGCTCATCCAATTTCGGAGACATGGTTAGAATTTTCTCTTTCCAATCGACATTCACATTTTTAGCTCCCCGAATCTCATACAACTTTTTTTCTACAGTTCTTGCCAAATCTCTCAGTATTTTCGGATCCGAACCCGTAATCCTAAGTTGTAAGGGATATTTTGTAGGAATTCCGTTTGCATAACGTTTTAATTGAATTTGTACTTCCGGTAAATGTTCCCAAGTGAATTCTGTCAAAGAATGTTCCAAATCGTCAATTGCCGATAAGGTATTGACGTTCACAATGATTTGTGCCAAAGAAGTCGTCGGTAATTCCGGAATGGTTGCTACATAATATCTGGCCGGAGAGGAGCCTACAACGGTTGTATAATTTTCTACTTCTTTCTTTTTTGCAATCTCCTGTTCCAAGATTTTAGAAACTTGATTGGTATATTCCAAACTGCTGCCCTCCGGAGTCCAAATATTCAACACAAAGCCTTTTTTGTCGGAATTTGGAAAAAAGGAAGTCGAAATTCCTAAGGAGAGAAGAAGAATGAATACAAAACTTCCAGCCAATATCATCAGGGAAAGTTTTCGAAAATGCAATATTTTATTCATCCATGTTCGTAAGATCCAATAAAATTTTCTTCGTTTTTTACTTATTTTCTGCTCTGTCGGATCCTTTAAATATAAGTAACACAACAAAGGAGTTTGTGTCATGGAAAAAATCCAACTGAGTCCTAAAGAAATAGCAATGACCCAAAATAAACTTGAAATATATTCTCCAATGCTTGACTTCATTAAATACATCGGTAAAAAAGCGGCAATGGCGACAAAGGTAGCTCCGAATAAAGGTAAGGCTATCTTTTTTGTCGGTAAGGTAACCGCTTCATATCGCTCCATTTTATGCTCCAGTGCATGTAAGCTTCCGTCAACAATGACAATGGAATTATCTACCAACATTCCCATGGCAATGATAAAAGCTCCCAATGACACCCTTTGTAAATCCATTTTTACAAAAAGCATATAAATAAAGGTCCCTAAAATAGAGAGAACCAAACCGCTTCCAATGATGAGCCCACTTCTCATTCCCATAGTAAACAACAAAACACCGATAACTACAGCTACAGAAGCAATAAGATTATACACAAATTGAGAAATGGCATTGGAAACCAATTCCGGTTGATAATAAATTTTATGGACTTCGATTCCAAGTGGCAATTTAGAAGAAATTTCTTTCAATTTTTCATCTATTCTTTTTCCTGTCTTCACCACATTCGTTCCGTTTTCCGGAGACAGTTGCAGACCTATAGACATTTTACCACAAAAACGCATCATATTGCTAGAAGGATTTGAAGAAGATTTTTTAATGTCGGCAATATCCTTCAAAACTAATGTATTTCCTGTTTCTCCTGTCAAGGTTTTGAATAGATTCGACTTAGAAAAAATAACTAAATTCTCAATATCTTCTATCCTTTGAAAAGTGGTATTCAATTGAAAATGCAAATATCGTGTTCCCTGTTCAATCTGCTGCGTAGGAACAGGAATATTTTGCTGTAAAATAGCAGCATAAATCATTTTTTCATTAATACCCAGACTTGCCATTTTGGCTCTGTCAATAACAATCTCAATGACGGAGTCCGCCTTTCCGTAAAGTATGGCTTTGGAAACTCCCTCAATGGCTTCCAATTCTCTTTTGATATATTTGCTGTAATGATTTAATTCCTCTTTGCTGTATCCTTCACTGCTGATTGCAAAAAACATTCCATAGACATCTCCATAATCGTCTAACACAATAGGAGAAATCGCTGTACCGGGAAGAGATAATTTGCTGTCCGCTACTTTTTTACGTAAAATATCCCAATATTGATCCACTTCTTTCGAGGGAATTGCTTCTTCTATTTTGACTCGAATTTCTGAATATCCCGCTTTCGAAATGCTGTCAATGTATTCAATATGAGGCATTTCTCTAATTTTTTGTTCCAATTTATCAGTCACTTCCAGCTCCACCTGATGAGGATTTGCTCCGGGATAAAGAGTGACTACCAATGCCTCTTTGACTTTAAACTCAGGATCTTCCAATTTCCCAAGTTTAAAATAGGATAAGATTCCTCCCAATGCAATCAACAAAGTTAACACGAGGGTTACTATGCGATTTTTTAAAAAATACTCTACCATAGTCTTACCTCCTCACAATAGATTTCCAACATTCGTATCTGTTTTTGGAGGAATCGGCTTGATAGCCTGACCTTCATGAATGGTAGCAACTCCTGCTACAATCACCTTTTCTCCTTGTTTTAATCCGGAGAGAATTTGAATTTCCCCGTTCCCTCTCAGTTCTCCCAAGCTTACTTCTCGTTTTTCCGCTCTATTATTTGCTCCATAAAGATAGACGAAGGAACCGTTTTCTTCAAAAATAGCGGAAATAGGAAGTCGTATTTCTCCCATATCTTCTTTTGGAAGAACAACACGGACAGTCCCGCTCATCCCTGCATACAAGTTCTTTTCTTCCTGTTGTATCAATTCCAATAATACGGGATAACTTGCCTTTGTCATATCCGGAGTCGAAGAAACGGATTTTAAATGAAGAGGATAGTGTTTTGTTTTGTCATCATCCAAGATAAGGTGAAAATCCTTTCCCAATTTTATTTTTTCCAAGTCTTTACTACCTACTTGGATTGCAACTTCAGAAACTTCTTCGGAACTAAGAACAAAAATAGGAGTTCCTGCCGCTACGACACTTCCAACTTCCCCCATTTTCTTGGAAATAAATCCATCATAAGAAGCTCGCAATATTCCATAGTGAAATTCATTTTGAGAATGAGAGAAAGCAGCCTGATTTGCTTTTTCTGCAGCGATTGCCGACTTATATTGAGAGAGTACCGTATCGTACTCTTTTTTAGCAATGGCATTGTTTTGATAAAGAGTTTTGACTCGTTCAAATTGCAATCTTGCATTTTCTGCAACTGCCCTGCTGGCTTCAAACTTTTGTCGATTGGCTTCCATATTCAAGTTGTAGTCTTGTTCTTCCAATTTCGCTAAAATCTGTCCTTTTTTCACAAAATCTCCAACATTTACAAAAATATTCTCAACTTTCCCTGCCACTTGAAAGGAAAGAACTGTTTCCTGTTTTGCTTGAATAGAAGCAGGATACTCCAGAGTAATTTCTTCAGAACTTTCTCTTCCAATTTCTTGAATTTTTACCGGTCTTATTCTCTCTTCTTCCTCTTTTTTCCCGCAAGAAAGAAAACAGAAAGAAGAAATAAGAAAAATAGAAATCCATTTTTTAGTCATTGTTTTCACCTTCTCCCACAAAACGACCTCTTCCAACTAACATATCCAATATTTCTTGAAGAACGGCAGATTGATATTCGGCTTTCAAAGCTGAACTTTTGGCTTCCTCATAAGATTGAGCGGCTTGTAAATAAGAAAGTTCATCGATCATCCCTACTTTTCTTTCCAAGCTTTTTTGATGAAATTTTCCTCTTTCCGCCTTTTCGTTTATTTCCGCAATCTCTTCTTCTTCAATACTACTTTGTAATTTTTGATAAACATTGGTCGTTTCTGCAATACTTTGTAAAATAAGACTTTCTTTTTTTAACATTGCTTTCCGTTGCTCTATTTTTGCTTTTTGATAGGCGGAAATGTCTTGAAAGCCATTGAAAATAGAAAACACTCCTCCCAAAATTCCCAACAAATAGTGAGAGCTGCTTAATAGGGATAAGCTATGTTCTCCATAAAAACCTTGTAAACCTATAACCGGAAGAAAACGACTGAAACTTATTTTAAGCTTTTCCTTTTCCACTTCCAACACTTTTTCCTGTATTCCTAAGGCATCGTTATGAACTAAGGCCTGATATATCACTTCTTCATAATTGTCTTCTTTTCTTTTTGTTATATTTTGTGTTTTCTGTAATCGGACGGAAGACAGAGGAGAAAGATTTAAAGTAGATAATAAACCCATCTTCGCCAATTTTAAATCTCTTTGATTTTGTGCCAAGGCTAATTTTTTTTGTTTATAATACGCCTGAGCTTTTTGATATTGCCATTCTAAAATACTTTGTGTATCTAGGGCTATTTTCATATTGTGTAAGAGTTGTTCGGCACTTTTTAAAGAAGCTTTCAGTTGTATTTCTTCCGCTTCTAAGGCTAAAATCCAATAATATTGCTGAATGACTTGAATGCTTATCATTTTTTCCGTCAATGTAAGAACAAGACTTTGAATCTCTTCTCCTTTTCTTCTGGCGGAATATAGAAACCAAGTTGCCGGAGCAAAAATAGGCATACTGGCTTGCAGGCCATAAACACTATAACTTTTATCCAACAATCGACCTTGAATTTCTTTCGGCAACATCGGTCCAATCAAAGGAAATTGACTCAAAGAAGCCGGTAAATCTACTTGTCCCGACAGGGCTTCTTCCCAAAAACTTCGAGTATAAAAAGCAGAAATTCGAGGAAGAAAATTTCCGAAAGCTATCTTGCTGTCTATTTTGGAAATTTCCCTCTCCAATTGCTTCGTTTTAAGCTCGAGATTTCTTTCCTTGGCAATTTGAATCGCCTCTTCTAAAGAAAATCTTTGTTCTGTTAGAATTCTTTGTGTTTCTGTTTCTTTCCTTTTCAGTTCCTGCAACAAAGAAGTTTCAGAAATTTCTTTGTTGACAGAAGAACAAGAACTAAGGAAAAGAAGACAAAGAAAGAAGCTCCATTTTTGTTTCATTGCATCCACTCCCTTTTCTTTTCCAATATGTAAAGAGAAGTAGCTTGTATCCCCAAACTACTTCTTCCGCCAAACGTTATTTTAATTCTATCTTTTAAAATTCTCCATCATCAATCAATTCTCCATAGGAATAGTGATGTACCCATTGAATTTCTCCACTTGGATAATATTGGATATTCTTTCCATGTAATAAATTATTTTGGAAATTTAGAATTTCTCGAACTTTTCCATTTTCATAGTAGGTAATTTTACTTCCGTTCAAACGTCCTTTTTCAAAAAAAGCTCTACTTTTCAATTCTCCATTTTCGTAATAAATAACCCATTCTCCCTCAAATTCATTCAAGGAAAAATGAATAAATTCTTTCATTTTCCCGCTTTGATAGTAAAATATGGTATCTCCATCTAAAAGTCCGTCTCGATATTCAGAACTTTGAGAAACAATTCCATTGGGATAATAGGATAAAGACAAGCCATTTTTGATTCCATTCTCATAACGAATTCTTTCTCGAACTTCCCCTGTCGGATAACGATAAAATACCAATCCGTCAAAAGGATGACTGTCTTGTTTATAATAAATGACATCTGACTTTTCAATGCTGTCAAAAAATTCAATTTGTCTTTCTTTCATCTTGTTTTCCTCCTCTTTGTTTTTTTTGGGCTAACTTGGAAACAAAGTGAGAGGAGAAGAACTTCCTTTTGCGACTGATAACATAATTGATGCCCCCCATAATTACAACCTTAAAATATTTTCAAAAAAGAAAAAATGTAGAAATTTTTACATGCCCTTTTCTAAAAATACTTACCCATATATATGGTAACATAAAAAGATAGTTTTTACAAGATATTATCCAAAGAATCTTTGTGAAACTCTTCCACTTAAATTAAGGTATTGAAGTGGAAACTTCTTGGGAAATAGTTGGGTTTACTTTACCAAGCTATCCTTTCAGTTCCTATGGTTTTATATTTTTAAGCAGAATTTTTTATTTCTGAAAAATGCCTTGATGCAAACTAAAATATCACCATTGCCTTTTTTCTTATAGGATGTTCCACAACACTACAATGGACATCAAAGATATTCTCAATTATTTTTTCATTCAGAATTAGCTCTGGGGAGCCTTCATAGAGAATTTTTCCTTCTTTCATAGCATAAATATAATCACAGTAGTAGGATGCCAAGTTAATATCATGCAAAACCATCAAAATTGTTTTGTCAAGTGACTTCAATAAGTCCATAATCTCGACTTGGTATTTTATGTCTAAATGGTTGGTAGGCTCATCTAAAATTAAAATTTCAGACCCTTGAAATATAGTGCGGGATATCAGAACTCTCTGAATTTCTCCACCTGACAGAGAAAAGAAATCTCGATCTATATCATCTCTCATTCCTACAAAAGACAAGATCTTTTTGATCTCTTCCCTCTTTTCTCTTCCAGAAAATCTCTTTTCTTTGGCATAAGAAGCCATATCCATAATTTCTTCTACTGAAAAATTAAAATTCATATTTTGTCTTTGTGTTAATACTGCAATTTCTTTGGCTAAATCTTTATTTGTATATTCTTTAAGAATTTTTTCTTTAATATATATTTCTCCTGAATCACATTTCAAAAAATGATAAATATTTTTTAATAGAGTACTTTTTCCCGAACCATTTGCTCCAATAATTCCCACAACATTTTTATTTTTTACTTCTAGACAAATATTTTTTAATAGTTTTTTCTCCTCAATACTAAAGCATAGATCTTTCACTTTTATCATATTAATCATCCCCAAATCTATATGATTTTTTTCTAAGGATATTTAGAAAAAATGGAACACCAAATAGTGAAGTTATAACTCCAATTGGAATTTCCTGTCCTCTAAAGATTCCTCTTGTCAGCATATCTGTAATCAATAGAAATAGAGCTCCAAGTAAAATGGAGACTGGAATCAATTTTTTATGATTTTCTCCAACAAGCTTCCTTGAAACATGGGGAATGATTAAGCCGACAAAACCTATAATTCCTGTATTGGAAACAATATATCCTGTTAATAAAGTAGAAATAAAGACGATAAAGTTTCGCATAAATCGGATATTGACTCCCAGTACAAGGGCATTTTCTGCTCCGATCATCAATATATTAAGTTCTTTATATTTAGGATATGTAAGTACGAAACTCAAGCTCAAAGCGAGAAACATGGGAAAAATCATTTCCCAATTTGAGCCACTCAGACCTCCTGACATCCAGAAAAAAGCATCTCTTATTTTTCTTTCATTGGGAGCAATACTGATGAACAAGGTTGTGATGGCAGAAAAAAAAGCAGAAAACGCCACTCCAACTAATACCAATTTCGTCGTGGAAAAATCTCCAAAGCCGGAGACCCAAAATACCAGAAAAACTGTCACTATTCCTCCGAAAAAGGAAAAAAGAGGAACAGAAAAAGCATAAGCTTCACTCAAAAAAATCAATCCTAAAACAGCTCCTGCACTCGCACCAGAAGAAATTCCCAATATATAAGGACTTGCCAACGGATTTTTTGTCAGACATTGCATCAATAATCCAACAAAAGATAAGGAAGCTCCAGCAAGAATGGCAACTATCACTCTAGGAACTCGTAATGTCCATACAATAATATCCAAACTCTCATCCCAATTTTCCGAAAAAATTTCTTTTGAAAAAATTCTATTGATGATAATTTTCCAAACCTCTTCCGATTTCAGACTGACGGAACCTATTGTAACAGAAAAAATAGAAATAACAATGATTGCCAAAAACAGGAAAACAAGTAGAAAAAGATAATTAATATTTTTTTTAGGAAACATCATAAATCAATTCCATGCAATGCCCTTGCCACATTTTTTACCTCGTCCACAATTCTCACGCCTGGAGAAACACCTGCTAAACTTACTTTAATAAATCTATTTTTCCGAACTGCTTTTAGATTTTTGATTGGAGAACTTTCTTTTAAATATTTCACTTTACTTTCATAGGAATCATCACCATAATCCACAATAATAATATATTCCGGATTACCTATAATAATTTTTTCCCAAGTAGAATTTCCAAAACTACCAGGAAGATAAGCTGTTATATTTTCCCCCCCTGCTAATTCTATTATAAATTGTCCCATTCCTTTTCCAGCAATTACAAATGGTTGTTTCTCTCCAGAATCATAAGCGAAGATCTTTTTCTTTGTTCTAGGAATTTTTGCCTCAATTGCTTTTAATTCTTCCTTCATTTTCTCTACAAAACTTTGGGCATTTTTTTCTACTCCAAAGATTTTTCCTAACTCCAATATATCCATATATAGAGTTTCAATATTTTCATCTTCCAAAGATTTTAAGTAATGCACTCGAACACCATTGGCTTCCAGTTCTTCCCTCGGCCCTAGATTTTTTGGCTTTTCCAAAGATTTCCAACCAGTTACAAAATCTGGTTTTACAGAATAAAATTTTTCTTTAGTGGGATACTTATTAGAGAGTACAGGAATTTTTTCAAATTTATTTTTTAATTTAGGTAAAATCGGATTATCCAAATACGCTGTCCCTACCATATGTTCTTCCGCTCCAATTGTGAGTAAAATTTCTGTAGTAAAATGTGCAGTTGATACTGCTCTCTCTGGTATTTTTGCAAAAACGAGAGTGCTAAATAAGAATAATAGGCTCAAAAAAAACTTTTTCATATTTCCTCCCTTGCTTTGAAATATAATTTAATATTTATCATATATGAAATTAATTATTTTTTTAGATGAATATTTTAAATTTTACTATATTCCCCTCAATACGTCAATCAATATTTTTCTTTATTTTAAAAGAAAAAAATAATTATCTTCTTTTTTATAAAATCTAGAAGGAAAATTGACATTATCATTCATTATATATATAATTATATTAGTATCTTTATTCTTATGAAATATATATTTTAAATTTTGAGGAGGGAATAATGTTAAAAAAAATTGGATTAATGACTTTTATTCTAAGTTCTGCCTTATACGCAGAAGAAAATGTAATCAAATTAAATGAAAGTGTCATCTCAAGTCAAAACTTTAAGACAAATGTCAAAAACACTGCAGCAAATATTAGTATTATAACGGCGAAAGAGATAGAAGAAAAAGGGGCAAAGGACTTGGCAGATGCTCTTCGGATGGTTCCAGGAATCATGGCAAAAAACTATTATGGAGATATTGCATTTGATATTGGAGGGTACAGTTCCGTCCATGCTCAAAGAAATAATATCATTACTCTGGATGGTGTAAAAATTTCAAGTAGGGATGCCAGTAACATTCCTTTAGCTTCTATTGAGAGAATAGAAGTCATTCCTAATGGAGGAGGAATTTTACATGGAGATGGAGCTTCCGGAGGAGTCATCAACATTCTTTCTAAAAATATTTATGCTAAGAAGAGTGATCAAAAAATGAATGGAAAAATGAACGCAGAAATTGGAAGTGAGAGCTCCTATAAATATGGAATCTTCACAAATGTCAATGTGACAAAACATTTTAGTTTCACAGTAGACTATTCCAAATACAAATTAAATAGTTGGAGAGAACATGATAAATATGGAAAACTTACGAGTAGATACCGAACTATTTCCTTAGCGGGAAACTGGAATTCTGATCATTCAGCCTTGACAGTAAAGTATACAAGAAATGAAAAACAACATGCAGACGGTTTTGATTTGCCGGAAAACATATATTTCAAAAATAGAAAACAAGTTTTATATTCACTAAGAGAATATTTCAACTCCGATGACTTTTATATTACCTACAAAGCAAGTCTTGGCTTAAAAACAGAACTGTTGACCTACGCAAATTTATACAAATCTACTGTAAAAGATAGGGAAAAAGTGAAAGAATCTGAATATCATAAAAGCTTTTTCAAAACTCAAATAAAACAAAATTATTCCAAAGAAAATTACTTCATAGTGGGAATAGATTATTTTTCAGATAAATCAAAACCTTATTTGAATGGAGCAGCAATTGGAAGAAATTCTGAGAAAAAAGACTTTGGAATTTTTGCTATCAATGAACTAAGATTTGGAAAATTTAGTTTTGCACAAGGAATTCGTTACAATAATGCTAACTACAAATACTACTGGCGTAATCTCTCTCCTATTCCTATAGATAAGAGAAATCAAGAAGGTAGACAAGAATACAACAACTATGCAGCAAATCTGGAGTTGAAGTATGACTATTCCAATACTGGAATGATTTATGGAAAATTATCCAGAGAATTTAGAACTCCTCTAACCAGAGAAATGTATTACACAGTAAACGCTTCTAAACTGAAAGCTCAAACTCAAAAAACATTTGAATTAGGAATAAAGGATTATATAGGAAATGTCTTTGTAAGTGCTTCTGCATTTTATAAAAAAATAAATGGAGAAATTTACTATCAAGGGATGATGGATCCAATAAGTGGAAGGACAAGATTCCCATATTACAATATGGGAGATACCAGAAGAATTGGACTACAAGTTCTTTCTGAGCAGTATTTTGATAAAATTACTTTTACAGAATCTATTTCCTATTTAAACCACAAAATTGTTGATTCTGATTTCGCTTCCAGAAAAAATAAAGAAATTCCAATGGTTCCAAATTGGAAAGCTGCTTTCGGTGTAAACTATAAACCTATTGAGAAGCTAAACTTAAACGCAGATCTTGTTTACTACGGAAAATATTTTGACTCTGATGATCCTGAAAATATAAGAGCGAAAGACAAAGGAAATTATACTACAGTAAGTGTATCTGCAAATTATAAATTTGAAAATGGGCTTGCTCTGACAGCCAGAGTTAATAATTTATTCAACAGAAAATATGAAGATTATGTCGGATATTGGGATAACAGCCGTCAATATTCTCCGGCAGTAGGGAGAAATTATTCCATTGGGATTGACTATATTTTTTAAAAAATTTCTTCTTAAAAATACGGATAAATATACTATATGAGCTATTGACTCAGAATAGAGTACAAATAAAAGTTTTACAAAAGAAAAAGGTTCTCCAAAATAAATAATTTAGAGAACCTTTTTATATTGTATATTTTTTCTTTGCTAAATCCTATAAAAAATTTTTTAGCTACCCCTTTTAATTATTTAATTTTAAGACAGATACAAAAGC containing:
- a CDS encoding efflux RND transporter permease subunit; amino-acid sequence: MVEYFLKNRIVTLVLTLLIALGGILSYFKLGKLEDPEFKVKEALVVTLYPGANPHQVELEVTDKLEQKIREMPHIEYIDSISKAGYSEIRVKIEEAIPSKEVDQYWDILRKKVADSKLSLPGTAISPIVLDDYGDVYGMFFAISSEGYSKEELNHYSKYIKRELEAIEGVSKAILYGKADSVIEIVIDRAKMASLGINEKMIYAAILQQNIPVPTQQIEQGTRYLHFQLNTTFQRIEDIENLVIFSKSNLFKTLTGETGNTLVLKDIADIKKSSSNPSSNMMRFCGKMSIGLQLSPENGTNVVKTGKRIDEKLKEISSKLPLGIEVHKIYYQPELVSNAISQFVYNLIASVAVVIGVLLFTMGMRSGLIIGSGLVLSILGTFIYMLFVKMDLQRVSLGAFIIAMGMLVDNSIVIVDGSLHALEHKMERYEAVTLPTKKIALPLFGATFVAIAAFLPMYLMKSSIGEYISSLFWVIAISLGLSWIFSMTQTPLLCYLYLKDPTEQKISKKRRKFYWILRTWMNKILHFRKLSLMILAGSFVFILLLSLGISTSFFPNSDKKGFVLNIWTPEGSSLEYTNQVSKILEQEIAKKKEVENYTTVVGSSPARYYVATIPELPTTSLAQIIVNVNTLSAIDDLEHSLTEFTWEHLPEVQIQLKRYANGIPTKYPLQLRITGSDPKILRDLARTVEKKLYEIRGAKNVNVDWKEKILTMSPKLDEQKERRYGVSAFDIASSLNRLGNGNQVGMFHEGVEDLPIVIREKSGGQQVNITNLEQVPVWGIGTEAIPFGELIKEKTLVWEDPMIIRHNGKRAIQVQADVETGMQVEKVRSILEEKIQNINLPEGYSLEWNGEYYEQNKNIMKVLSYVPIQFMIMFIACLLLFGSLTDPFIIFIVLPLSLLGIVPGLLITGRSFGFMAIIGMVSLSGMMIKNSIVLLDEIRYQKLHTDKTEFDAVVDASLSRVRAVSLAAGTTIFGMFPLMFDPLYGEMAITIIFGLTASTLLTLFVVPLLYVSIHKIYKK
- a CDS encoding efflux RND transporter periplasmic adaptor subunit, which translates into the protein MTKKWISIFLISSFCFLSCGKKEEEERIRPVKIQEIGRESSEEITLEYPASIQAKQETVLSFQVAGKVENIFVNVGDFVKKGQILAKLEEQDYNLNMEANRQKFEASRAVAENARLQFERVKTLYQNNAIAKKEYDTVLSQYKSAIAAEKANQAAFSHSQNEFHYGILRASYDGFISKKMGEVGSVVAAGTPIFVLSSEEVSEVAIQVGSKDLEKIKLGKDFHLILDDDKTKHYPLHLKSVSSTPDMTKASYPVLLELIQQEEKNLYAGMSGTVRVVLPKEDMGEIRLPISAIFEENGSFVYLYGANNRAEKREVSLGELRGNGEIQILSGLKQGEKVIVAGVATIHEGQAIKPIPPKTDTNVGNLL
- a CDS encoding TolC family protein, translated to MKQKWSFFLCLLFLSSCSSVNKEISETSLLQELKRKETETQRILTEQRFSLEEAIQIAKERNLELKTKQLEREISKIDSKIAFGNFLPRISAFYTRSFWEEALSGQVDLPASLSQFPLIGPMLPKEIQGRLLDKSYSVYGLQASMPIFAPATWFLYSARRKGEEIQSLVLTLTEKMISIQVIQQYYWILALEAEEIQLKASLKSAEQLLHNMKIALDTQSILEWQYQKAQAYYKQKKLALAQNQRDLKLAKMGLLSTLNLSPLSSVRLQKTQNITKRKEDNYEEVIYQALVHNDALGIQEKVLEVEKEKLKISFSRFLPVIGLQGFYGEHSLSLLSSSHYLLGILGGVFSIFNGFQDISAYQKAKIEQRKAMLKKESLILQSIAETTNVYQKLQSSIEEEEIAEINEKAERGKFHQKSLERKVGMIDELSYLQAAQSYEEAKSSALKAEYQSAVLQEILDMLVGRGRFVGEGENND
- a CDS encoding toxin-antitoxin system YwqK family antitoxin is translated as MKERQIEFFDSIEKSDVIYYKQDSHPFDGLVFYRYPTGEVRERIRYENGIKNGLSLSYYPNGIVSQSSEYRDGLLDGDTIFYYQSGKMKEFIHFSLNEFEGEWVIYYENGELKSRAFFEKGRLNGSKITYYENGKVREILNFQNNLLHGKNIQYYPSGEIQWVHHYSYGELIDDGEF
- a CDS encoding ABC transporter ATP-binding protein → MIKVKDLCFSIEEKKLLKNICLEVKNKNVVGIIGANGSGKSTLLKNIYHFLKCDSGEIYIKEKILKEYTNKDLAKEIAVLTQRQNMNFNFSVEEIMDMASYAKEKRFSGREKREEIKKILSFVGMRDDIDRDFFSLSGGEIQRVLISRTIFQGSEILILDEPTNHLDIKYQVEIMDLLKSLDKTILMVLHDINLASYYCDYIYAMKEGKILYEGSPELILNEKIIENIFDVHCSVVEHPIRKKAMVIF
- a CDS encoding iron ABC transporter permease, with amino-acid sequence MAIIVISIFSVTIGSVSLKSEEVWKIIINRIFSKEIFSENWDESLDIIVWTLRVPRVIVAILAGASLSFVGLLMQCLTKNPLASPYILGISSGASAGAVLGLIFLSEAYAFSVPLFSFFGGIVTVFLVFWVSGFGDFSTTKLVLVGVAFSAFFSAITTLFISIAPNERKIRDAFFWMSGGLSGSNWEMIFPMFLALSLSFVLTYPKYKELNILMIGAENALVLGVNIRFMRNFIVFISTLLTGYIVSNTGIIGFVGLIIPHVSRKLVGENHKKLIPVSILLGALFLLITDMLTRGIFRGQEIPIGVITSLFGVPFFLNILRKKSYRFGDD
- a CDS encoding ABC transporter substrate-binding protein, whose amino-acid sequence is MKKFFLSLLFLFSTLVFAKIPERAVSTAHFTTEILLTIGAEEHMVGTAYLDNPILPKLKNKFEKIPVLSNKYPTKEKFYSVKPDFVTGWKSLEKPKNLGPREELEANGVRVHYLKSLEDENIETLYMDILELGKIFGVEKNAQSFVEKMKEELKAIEAKIPRTKKKIFAYDSGEKQPFVIAGKGMGQFIIELAGGENITAYLPGSFGNSTWEKIIIGNPEYIIIVDYGDDSYESKVKYLKESSPIKNLKAVRKNRFIKVSLAGVSPGVRIVDEVKNVARALHGIDL
- a CDS encoding TonB-dependent receptor yields the protein MLKKIGLMTFILSSALYAEENVIKLNESVISSQNFKTNVKNTAANISIITAKEIEEKGAKDLADALRMVPGIMAKNYYGDIAFDIGGYSSVHAQRNNIITLDGVKISSRDASNIPLASIERIEVIPNGGGILHGDGASGGVINILSKNIYAKKSDQKMNGKMNAEIGSESSYKYGIFTNVNVTKHFSFTVDYSKYKLNSWREHDKYGKLTSRYRTISLAGNWNSDHSALTVKYTRNEKQHADGFDLPENIYFKNRKQVLYSLREYFNSDDFYITYKASLGLKTELLTYANLYKSTVKDREKVKESEYHKSFFKTQIKQNYSKENYFIVGIDYFSDKSKPYLNGAAIGRNSEKKDFGIFAINELRFGKFSFAQGIRYNNANYKYYWRNLSPIPIDKRNQEGRQEYNNYAANLELKYDYSNTGMIYGKLSREFRTPLTREMYYTVNASKLKAQTQKTFELGIKDYIGNVFVSASAFYKKINGEIYYQGMMDPISGRTRFPYYNMGDTRRIGLQVLSEQYFDKITFTESISYLNHKIVDSDFASRKNKEIPMVPNWKAAFGVNYKPIEKLNLNADLVYYGKYFDSDDPENIRAKDKGNYTTVSVSANYKFENGLALTARVNNLFNRKYEDYVGYWDNSRQYSPAVGRNYSIGIDYIF